One Arachis hypogaea cultivar Tifrunner chromosome 2, arahy.Tifrunner.gnm2.J5K5, whole genome shotgun sequence genomic window, TCCTATTTTTAATATTTGGTTTATTTTGTCTTGTTATCAAGACAAAATGCAATGTAATTAAATTAGAAATGCTAAATGGTCAGTAAGATTTGTAATTACATATGCTAAAAATGATGTTATTGAATTACTAGATTAATAATATtgaataaataactaaaaataccgactaaaaacaaaaaaatttgctGATCCTAAGTTTATCTCTAATTGAATATCTTTATTCTAACctttgttttttctttaattttaaccaCCTTTTTTTTTCTAGTGATGTTCATATTTATGTATTACATAAAACATGAGATTAAAAAtttaacattatatatataaaataacatcGTTATAAGACCAAcataatgtattatttttaattaactaatataaaaatttgATCTGTCTTTATTTTTGCATCTTTCACTAAAGAACTTGACATATTTCTACGTGTAAATTTATATTTCAACAAATTAAGAATACACTAATAATAATTAGTCACTaaattaatcatatatataaaatacatattaaaatataaaataaatattaaaactgAATTAAATAGTAATACGTTTGTACACAAATATAAAAGGTAAAAAGTTAGGCGAAGTTGATATCGAagagccgttagataaaaatttagttaaataagtTAAATCATCTAACTACTCTCAgtaatcaacttcacgtgaagccGACCGCATTGAAATTCCACCAATATAAAATCAGTTTTCAAAACTAAAATCTTTTCTTCATTTTTGGTTTCTAATTTAAAGTAATCCTTTTGGCTCACTGCTGTAGGGAACATAAGAAGTGAAGTTTGGTTAATTAGTTGGAGCAAGATGACGACTGCTACCACTGATGCTACTGATTCAACATTATTGGAGATGGTTAAACACGTGGTGATTGATGTTGACGACGTTGAAGAAGAATTTACTCCAGATGTGTGCATGATCTACACAGTTCCTTCCAAACTTAGGAAGATGGATGAAGAAGAAGCTTCTTTCACAACTCAGTGGATCTCAATTGGACCCATTCACTACGACACAAAAGAGCTGAAGGGAATGCAAAAGCTAAAGTATAAGTACTTGCAAGACTTCTCGAAGCGTGTCTCAAACGAGGAAGCCATGAAGATGAAAGAATACAAAAGTTTCCTTGAAAGTGAAGTACAAAAAATAAGGGAGTGTTATGCGAAGAAGTTCCCAGAGATAAGCAATGAGGAATTAGTGGAAATAGTGCTGCTAGATGCTGTGTTCATCGTGGAGTACTTTCTGAGGGATTGGGAATTTGATCATCGAAATATGTTAACAAACTATGTTACAAAAGGCATCCAGAGGGACTTACTGCTTCTTGAGAATCAGCTTCCATTGTATGTGTTGGAGGAACTCTATAATAAATTTGTAACTCTCACAGCTAAAGGTTTAGATTTCCATGAACTTACCCACCATTATTTTGGATCTCTTCATCTGTATGCGGAATATTTAAAAAGGGACAATGAGACAGCTCATCATTTCGTTGATTTTGTTAGGAGGTGTTGTCTTCCCGACTGGAGCTTAGAATTGTTTTTAAAGCAAGACAATTTGCAAGTGAGCGCAAGCAAGTTGTATGAGAATGGAGTAAGTTTTGAGTGCGTTGGTGATAGAAAACTGATTGACATAACATTTGAGACGAAGAAGCCGTTCAACGGCTATTTACTCTGCTTGGGTTGCTTGCAACCATGCTTCACGAGTTTAAAAGCTCGATTGATGTTCCCACAGTTGAAATTTGATAACAGAACAGTATGTGTTCTCAAGAACTTAATGGCCTTTGAGCATTACCATTATCCGGATAAACCTTTTATCACCAACTACGTGTCTCTGTTGGACTCTCTGGTTCACACCAAAGAAGATGTAGAGTTGTTGGTGGAAAAAGGATGCATTTTTCGAGAACACGTGAGTAATGAGGAAGTGGTGAATCTGGTGAAGAGCCTTTCCAAACATGTGGTTTCCACCGGCAAGACATGCTACTATAAAGTCATAAGAGAACTCACACTCCACAATAAGAGTGGCTGGAAAAAGACCATGGGAACAGTTAGGAGGGTGTACTTTCGTGACACTTGGAGAGGCAGTTCCACCATTATAGGCATTTTTGTTCTCGTCTACACCATCGTTAGTTTCTATCGCAATATTCATGATTTAATTTCTAAATAAAACTAATTGagctcccttttaatttcttttttcagAACACAAATAAAATGTCTTTGTTCTGTGTTTTAGTTTCGATATTGATTGATCATTTCATTGAGATGTACAATATATACACATGGAGTGTAACTAACTTGCATACTGTATGTTacatcaactaactaattaactatctTAGTTACTTAAGCTACAATTAatcaactaaactaaatgtcAATACATACCGTGACTAATATACTCCCTCAAGTTGAAGTATACAAATTGTGTGTTCCTAACttggacaaatttaaaaaaatctgttGTATTAATTTGCTCTCTGCAAATTGTCCCATCTCTAAAATTTTGGAAAATATCATATAATCCAATAACTAAGTGTTACATCAAATTGTGCCCAATATCTAAAAAAATCAGCCATCAGTAAGACTTAAAATAATgttggatgttttttttttttttcagattatcagctACTTCACTTAATGTTTGTGCTTGGATTTTTTTGTAAAACAAAGGCTTTGAAAACATATTTTACTTGTCGGAGATTTAAATGACCATGCCATTCAATCGGAATTAGGGAAGGATCCTCGAATTTCATAAATTGGGGCAAAAAAATTTGCTTGtataatattttgtttaaaaaagaaACAATGACTTGTAtgtttttaagaaaatatataaaatacttgtaaatgttttttttttaaataaatatataaaaatattttatttatttaaatactgaTGGACCAATTTGCATGACGAGCATGAAATGAAAAAGGTAATTCTAATCTCGTTttcaaaacagaaaggaaaaaaaGCTAGCTGATAATCGAATTAACTCCATACATATTTTCCATGGATAATTAATTTTAGACATTTATTTGAACAAAAAAAGAAAGGTGCTTAACATAAGATAATTAGGTAatcatgtgtttttttttttttttggacaataGGTAATCATGTTCTAGAACTAGAGGGATCTATGTGGCTTAATAAGAGGTTGTATCCCTTTTGTTGTAATGACAGGAGGTTCTTGTGTAGGTTTGTGTTGAGTATTTGGAGTGGCCGAAAAGCCTGAGCCTGTGTAACTAGATGGACTAATTGGAGGGCAAGAAGACACACTTGTTGTTACGCCTGAATCACTTTTCTTGAAAGTGTGGGAGCTTAGATCTCTCTCATggaaggtatttagcaactttccAATGCGTGTTCTTATAGAACTACTATCATCAGGGAGATTATGGCTTAACAAAATATGTCTATGCTGATATATGAATGTGGCTAAAAAGATAACGAGGGCTAATAAGCAACAAATACCTACAACCAAGAACAGACCCCAGAAGCTTTCTAGTCCTAGGCTTGTAGAAGAAGATACTTGTGCTGCATTGTTATTTGAATCTTGACAACTGCTTCCATTCAACCATGCATTCTCAATTCTTCTCATTTTGCCTCCTTCACTCACATCCAAGATTGCACGTGATATGTCTCCCACTAGAGGTGAGCCTTTTGGAAACACCTaaatatacatattatatatgacaactactcaaatgaagatagcaaaaatatttttttatgaagatacttggtttaaaagtgtgatttatttatttaaccacactttaaacaaagacaacatttttataaatatcaaatctAATCATCCAATTCATagtccaaaagtaaaaaaaaaaaattttcgcatgaagacaattataaagTTTTCATTATAATATccaccattatatatatatataaaagcacaTAAAGTATGTGTAGGTTCTCAGCCATTATCTTTGTACAAATTCATTATTCTCTTGTGATAGTGAAGATGTTAACTAAG contains:
- the LOC112721109 gene encoding UPF0481 protein At3g47200-like, which produces MSFMIRFFSFFKIFFDSHSCSLSLASCNSSLPLLIKSTWKLLTYSHKTGNIRSEVWLISWSKMTTATTDATDSTLLEMVKHVVIDVDDVEEEFTPDVCMIYTVPSKLRKMDEEEASFTTQWISIGPIHYDTKELKGMQKLKYKYLQDFSKRVSNEEAMKMKEYKSFLESEVQKIRECYAKKFPEISNEELVEIVLLDAVFIVEYFLRDWEFDHRNMLTNYVTKGIQRDLLLLENQLPLYVLEELYNKFVTLTAKGLDFHELTHHYFGSLHLYAEYLKRDNETAHHFVDFVRRCCLPDWSLELFLKQDNLQVSASKLYENGVSFECVGDRKLIDITFETKKPFNGYLLCLGCLQPCFTSLKARLMFPQLKFDNRTVCVLKNLMAFEHYHYPDKPFITNYVSLLDSLVHTKEDVELLVEKGCIFREHVSNEEVVNLVKSLSKHVVSTGKTCYYKVIRELTLHNKSGWKKTMGTVRRVYFRDTWRGSSTIIGIFVLVYTIVSFYRNIHDLISK